In Ignavibacteriota bacterium, a genomic segment contains:
- a CDS encoding DedA family protein, giving the protein MNEIITLLSQVDPFWIYIIIFGVAFIENLFPPLPSDVAVVFGGALASLGKGNFLLALNAAVFGSTLGFIAMFTLGNWFGKKILDEGKLRFIPRETVNKLDGWFEKYGYWLIVGNRFLAGTRAVVSFFAGVSHLDPFKTTVLSFFSSLFWYSILVYAGYSLGKNWEQIGFYLSAYSQAVTGILIIVIIIFTVRYFIKQRKAKSNV; this is encoded by the coding sequence TTGAACGAAATCATTACTCTGCTTTCTCAGGTAGATCCGTTTTGGATTTATATTATTATCTTTGGCGTTGCATTTATTGAAAATTTATTTCCCCCCTTGCCTAGCGATGTTGCAGTAGTATTCGGTGGCGCTCTCGCTTCCTTAGGGAAAGGTAATTTTCTCCTTGCGTTGAACGCAGCAGTATTCGGTAGTACATTAGGCTTTATTGCTATGTTTACATTGGGAAACTGGTTCGGAAAGAAGATTCTTGATGAGGGGAAGTTAAGGTTTATCCCAAGGGAGACCGTAAACAAACTCGATGGATGGTTTGAGAAATATGGCTATTGGTTAATAGTCGGGAACAGATTTTTAGCCGGTACTCGCGCCGTTGTCTCGTTCTTCGCCGGTGTTTCACATCTTGACCCATTCAAAACGACGGTGCTTTCATTTTTTAGTTCTTTATTCTGGTATTCAATTCTTGTTTATGCCGGTTATTCGTTAGGAAAGAATTGGGAACAGATTGGTTTTTACTTAAGCGCTTACAGTCAGGCAGTTACCGGAATATTGATTATAGTGATAATCATTTTTACTGTTCGATATTTCATTAAACAACGAAAGGCAAAATCGAATGTCTGA
- a CDS encoding acylphosphatase has translation MNCSAKIVVKGLVQGVGFRYFVYSKAVKLGIHGYTRNLFNGDVEIEAEGTRGSIEELIKEVKVGPRISHVSDVVIEWNEPTGIFNQFSIR, from the coding sequence ATGAATTGTTCAGCAAAGATAGTAGTCAAAGGTTTAGTGCAGGGCGTCGGCTTTCGATATTTTGTTTACTCAAAAGCCGTAAAACTCGGTATTCACGGTTACACAAGAAATTTGTTTAACGGCGATGTCGAAATCGAAGCGGAAGGAACTCGTGGTTCAATCGAAGAATTAATTAAAGAAGTGAAAGTCGGTCCACGCATTTCTCATGTTTCGGACGTTGTCATTGAGTGGAATGAGCCAACCGGAATATTCAATCAATTTTCTATTCGGTAA
- a CDS encoding glycosyltransferase gives MLTPIESLLLIALILYALEFVFLQIGLWKANNAGTVINYEPIVTVIVAARNEEDNIGECVESLFQLNYPNKKLEIIVISDHSSDNTFQIVNQFSKTHPNLICLEAKPERGNLRGKTNAITQAIEVSKGEILMFTDADCTVSPEWIRQTVKYFDDKTGIVGGFTTLKATKAFEGIQALDWLILFSTSSGTAGWKIPLTAIGNNISVRKEAYEQSGGYYSIPFSVTEDYALVRSILSKTKYKLKFPLLSSATISSKACSSVKQLFRQKQRWAIGGLDMIPHGIIIFSLTWTLSFALLVGLFTANSILISQIVLLKLLIDFIYLFNLLKKLNKYSLLKYILFFELYFTLYVVFIPFVALFSKKVIWKERSL, from the coding sequence ATGTTGACTCCAATTGAATCCTTGCTTCTTATAGCGCTAATTCTTTATGCACTTGAATTTGTATTTCTTCAAATCGGATTATGGAAAGCAAATAATGCCGGAACGGTTATAAACTATGAACCAATCGTTACCGTTATTGTCGCAGCAAGAAATGAAGAAGACAATATCGGTGAGTGTGTAGAGTCGCTGTTCCAATTGAATTACCCAAATAAGAAACTCGAAATTATTGTAATAAGTGACCACTCATCGGATAATACATTTCAAATAGTAAATCAATTTTCTAAGACTCATCCAAACCTTATTTGTTTAGAGGCAAAACCTGAAAGAGGAAATCTAAGAGGAAAAACAAACGCAATTACCCAGGCAATAGAAGTTTCCAAAGGTGAAATCTTGATGTTCACGGATGCGGATTGTACGGTTTCTCCTGAATGGATTCGTCAAACAGTAAAATATTTTGATGATAAAACAGGCATTGTCGGAGGATTTACAACTCTCAAGGCAACGAAGGCATTTGAAGGAATTCAAGCATTGGATTGGCTTATTCTATTTTCTACATCCTCCGGTACAGCAGGCTGGAAGATTCCACTAACTGCAATTGGAAATAATATTTCTGTGAGGAAAGAGGCTTATGAACAATCGGGCGGGTATTATTCAATTCCATTTAGTGTTACTGAGGATTATGCACTTGTTCGAAGTATTCTTAGCAAAACAAAATATAAACTGAAGTTTCCTTTACTCTCAAGTGCAACCATTTCAAGCAAAGCATGTTCATCTGTAAAGCAATTATTCAGACAAAAGCAACGATGGGCTATTGGCGGTTTGGATATGATTCCTCATGGTATCATAATATTTTCTCTGACGTGGACATTAAGTTTTGCACTTCTCGTCGGGCTATTCACAGCTAATTCGATACTTATTAGTCAAATAGTTCTTTTAAAACTCTTAATTGACTTTATATATTTGTTCAATTTGTTGAAGAAATTAAATAAATATTCTTTATTAAAGTACATATTATTTTTTGAGTTGTATTTTACATTGTATGTCGTGTTTATTCCGTTTGTTGCTTTGTTTAGCAAGAAAGTTATTTGGAAAGAGCGAAGTTTATAA
- a CDS encoding PAS domain S-box protein has product MKSRSTPNHSSENINITELLQKEKLHQAMLDISNVVNTSQQLQQLYTSIFELLKSSLHIKNYYIAFHTPKQNQITFPFSFDERSKEFLSRTSGKYLEEIVLHDATTYVCTQDDFLTFINQGRLIDDTFPMKVWVGIPLVVQQTVVGVLALYDYTNEKLFGKHELELAKYAATQISFALERKLAVMAIQEHELNLLALLENTDDAIWSIDNDYSIVTYNSQAKNIFRKIFNIELKEGLNFRDSTQTEEKMFWEEMYSRSFNNERFSVNRSYLNGEDRLELNISFNPIVNEQKIVAGVSVFVKNITQIKREEELKRERTELILRNQRVLTELAKKEYDSLETALNTIIVRDAQTLGVEQVSIWSFSQDRREIQCEAFVSLTFAKSMKGVKLHSKNYPTYFNALETLYAVVADDARTNSLTSEFTDSYLIPHGITSMMDTPIHLHGKVIGIVCHEHIGPARKWTLEEQEFATSIAELVSIAYETSKRKQAEIALRENEERYRMFILHSTEAIWRYEIEEPVPVTLPVNEQIQMFYKHGYLAECNEAMAKMYGFDNIEDFIGKRLAETLVPEEEQNIVMLRKLIESNYKLEDMETIEYDRNGNIKYFLNNLVGIVENGYLKRAWGTQRDITERKSAENSLMKLGHALRSISECVCITDMDNKIIFVNKAFTKTYEFSEEELLGHDIGQFHYSGNGSGHVQEIYEMTLKGGWQGEVINSKKDGTLFTSFLSTSIIRDEKGVPIALIGVSNNIEERKKSEKLIKESEQRFRVLTETVESAIIIYQNEKYVYANPAAERLLGYSMEELLGMNFWDVVHPDFKELIRQRGLARQRGEKIPPRYEFKILSKNGVERWIDFTAAVINYQGLQAVLGTAFDITERKRAEQLQSAVYRIAQAAEGAPDLKELFKAVHSIVAEVMYAKNFYIALYDDETNTVSFPYYVDEEDEPPQPQQAGRGLTEYVLRTGKSHLSTLEDHENLVQLGEIESIGSLSPIWLGVPLIIGKKTIGIMTVQHYSDPKTYGETERQMLEYVSTQVAKAIEQKKTEDLLRTNERRFRTLIENSSDVVVMLDKQGRILYESPAIFQVLGFTAESRIGKSIFEKINPDDLQDLKRIYQELLEQPHQSASSTFRVSHVNGTWRWIEAIATNFLFDPNIQAIVSNYRDVTERKNAVESLRDSEEKFRSLFESATDAIFTVSLQGIFTSLNPAFEKITGWKCSEWLGKSFNTILHQEDLPLANRLFQETVSEKPHPAYELRIKTKNDDYFVSEITTTPRRQNNQIIGILGIARDITERKKMEEEIRYIQKMESIGILAGGVAHDFNNILAIINAYTGSIKLSENLPTPLLHNIEIIEKTVRRGARVVQQLLTLARKTESFFSIITVDPIIDELSKLLHETFPKTITFQSDIKQKDVSIAADNNQIYQVLLNLCLNARDAMPLGGSLTIATEITSSEIVQELFPEATGERYLKISVADTGTGIDEKTKHRIFDPFFTTKERGQGTGLGLSVVFGIIENHKGFINVETELNKGTTFNIFLPLPEHLPGDDVLASQVETVAKGGNETLLLVEDEVPLLELMSNILEGYGYKIIPAFDGEEAVQIFAERNEEIKLVLTDMGLPKLGGFEAFQQIKGIRSDVKIILASGYLDTKVRAQMIEAGADDFVQKPYDVLEIVTRIREILDRR; this is encoded by the coding sequence ATGAAATCTCGTTCTACTCCAAATCATTCTTCTGAGAATATTAACATTACTGAATTATTGCAAAAAGAAAAATTGCATCAGGCAATGTTGGATATTTCGAATGTAGTAAATACTTCTCAGCAACTGCAACAACTCTATACTTCAATTTTTGAACTGCTAAAGAGTTCTCTTCACATTAAGAACTATTACATTGCCTTTCATACACCAAAACAAAATCAAATAACCTTCCCGTTTTCTTTTGATGAAAGGTCAAAAGAATTTCTTAGTAGAACTTCCGGGAAATATTTAGAGGAGATCGTTCTTCATGATGCGACGACGTATGTATGTACACAAGACGATTTTCTAACTTTTATCAATCAAGGAAGGCTTATTGACGACACATTTCCGATGAAAGTTTGGGTTGGGATTCCATTAGTTGTCCAACAAACTGTCGTTGGCGTTTTAGCACTCTATGATTATACAAATGAAAAATTATTTGGCAAACATGAACTTGAACTGGCAAAATATGCTGCAACACAAATTTCGTTCGCACTTGAACGAAAACTTGCTGTCATGGCAATTCAGGAACATGAACTGAACTTACTCGCCCTGTTAGAAAATACTGATGATGCAATTTGGTCAATTGATAATGATTATTCAATAGTTACGTACAATTCACAAGCGAAGAATATTTTCCGTAAGATATTCAACATAGAATTAAAAGAGGGTTTGAATTTCAGAGATTCAACTCAAACAGAAGAAAAAATGTTCTGGGAGGAAATGTATTCACGTTCGTTCAACAATGAGAGATTTTCTGTAAATCGAAGTTATTTGAATGGCGAAGATAGACTTGAATTGAATATTTCTTTCAATCCAATTGTTAATGAGCAAAAGATTGTAGCCGGTGTTTCTGTTTTTGTTAAAAACATTACCCAAATTAAAAGAGAAGAAGAGTTAAAACGTGAGCGAACGGAACTTATTCTAAGAAATCAACGTGTTCTTACCGAACTTGCAAAAAAAGAGTACGATTCACTTGAAACAGCATTAAATACAATAATTGTACGCGATGCGCAGACACTGGGAGTAGAACAAGTCAGTATTTGGTCGTTCTCTCAAGACAGGAGAGAAATTCAATGTGAGGCATTTGTCAGTCTTACATTCGCGAAATCAATGAAGGGGGTAAAACTCCATTCAAAAAATTATCCAACATATTTCAATGCATTGGAAACTTTGTATGCTGTTGTGGCAGATGATGCTCGAACAAATTCACTGACAAGTGAATTTACTGATTCGTATCTCATCCCTCATGGAATCACTTCTATGATGGATACGCCAATTCACTTACACGGAAAAGTAATTGGTATCGTTTGCCATGAACATATCGGTCCTGCCAGGAAATGGACATTAGAAGAACAGGAATTTGCTACATCGATAGCTGAGTTAGTTTCTATTGCCTATGAAACTTCAAAAAGAAAGCAGGCGGAAATTGCATTACGCGAAAATGAAGAACGATATAGAATGTTCATTCTTCACAGCACAGAAGCAATCTGGCGATATGAAATCGAAGAACCGGTTCCCGTCACATTACCGGTCAACGAGCAGATACAAATGTTTTACAAACACGGCTATCTTGCTGAGTGTAATGAAGCGATGGCTAAAATGTATGGGTTTGATAACATTGAAGATTTCATTGGGAAGCGATTAGCAGAAACACTTGTTCCGGAAGAGGAACAAAATATCGTAATGCTTCGAAAATTAATTGAATCAAATTACAAATTGGAGGATATGGAAACGATAGAATACGACCGGAATGGAAACATAAAATATTTTCTTAATAATCTGGTTGGTATTGTTGAGAATGGCTATTTGAAGCGTGCATGGGGAACACAACGTGACATAACCGAGCGAAAATCAGCGGAAAACTCTTTGATGAAACTCGGTCACGCGTTACGAAGCATCAGTGAGTGCGTTTGCATTACAGATATGGATAATAAAATTATCTTTGTCAATAAAGCATTTACCAAGACATACGAATTTTCTGAAGAAGAATTATTAGGTCACGATATCGGTCAATTCCATTATTCAGGAAATGGGAGCGGACATGTTCAGGAAATATATGAAATGACACTGAAAGGGGGATGGCAGGGAGAGGTGATTAATTCTAAAAAAGATGGAACCCTATTTACAAGTTTTCTTTCGACTTCTATTATTCGGGACGAAAAGGGTGTTCCGATTGCTTTAATAGGAGTATCGAATAACATTGAAGAAAGGAAAAAATCAGAAAAATTAATTAAAGAAAGTGAGCAACGATTCAGAGTCCTCACGGAAACAGTTGAATCAGCAATCATCATTTACCAAAACGAGAAATATGTCTACGCGAATCCGGCGGCAGAGCGCTTGCTGGGTTATTCAATGGAAGAATTACTCGGTATGAATTTTTGGGATGTCGTTCATCCGGATTTCAAAGAACTCATTCGGCAGCGAGGTTTAGCGCGGCAACGTGGCGAAAAAATTCCTCCCCGATACGAATTCAAAATTCTCTCGAAAAATGGTGTTGAACGATGGATTGATTTCACGGCGGCTGTTATTAATTATCAAGGGCTACAGGCTGTATTAGGAACAGCATTCGATATTACTGAACGAAAGCGTGCTGAGCAATTGCAAAGTGCAGTGTATCGTATCGCACAGGCGGCTGAAGGAGCTCCTGACTTAAAAGAATTATTCAAGGCGGTTCACTCAATTGTAGCCGAGGTTATGTATGCAAAGAATTTTTACATTGCATTATATGATGATGAGACAAATACTGTTAGTTTCCCATATTATGTAGATGAAGAAGATGAACCGCCACAACCACAACAAGCAGGACGAGGTTTAACTGAATATGTTTTACGAACCGGCAAATCACACCTATCAACACTTGAAGACCATGAAAACTTAGTGCAGTTGGGCGAAATTGAGAGCATCGGTTCTTTATCCCCGATTTGGCTTGGTGTACCGTTAATCATCGGGAAGAAAACAATTGGCATAATGACGGTTCAACATTATTCTGATCCCAAAACCTATGGCGAGACAGAGCGACAAATGTTGGAGTACGTTTCGACTCAAGTAGCGAAAGCAATCGAACAAAAAAAGACGGAAGATTTATTACGGACGAACGAACGACGATTCAGGACCCTCATTGAAAATAGTTCCGATGTCGTTGTCATGCTGGATAAACAAGGAAGGATATTGTACGAAAGCCCTGCGATATTTCAAGTGTTAGGCTTTACGGCTGAATCCCGAATCGGGAAATCAATTTTTGAAAAGATTAATCCGGATGACCTTCAAGATTTGAAACGAATTTATCAGGAACTCCTTGAACAGCCCCATCAATCTGCTTCGTCAACCTTTCGTGTTTCTCATGTTAATGGAACCTGGCGATGGATTGAGGCTATCGCCACAAATTTTTTATTTGACCCGAACATTCAGGCAATCGTTTCGAACTATCGTGATGTTACAGAGAGAAAAAATGCTGTCGAATCATTGAGGGATTCCGAGGAGAAATTCAGAAGTTTGTTTGAAAGTGCTACGGATGCAATTTTTACTGTTTCGCTTCAAGGCATATTTACTTCTCTCAATCCCGCTTTTGAGAAAATCACCGGTTGGAAATGTTCGGAGTGGCTTGGTAAGTCATTCAACACCATACTTCATCAGGAAGATTTGCCATTAGCGAACAGATTGTTTCAGGAAACAGTCAGCGAAAAACCTCATCCGGCATATGAACTCAGAATTAAAACAAAAAACGATGATTATTTTGTCAGCGAAATAACCACAACTCCCCGACGCCAGAACAACCAAATCATTGGAATACTTGGTATCGCACGTGATATAACAGAGCGAAAAAAGATGGAAGAGGAAATCCGTTACATTCAAAAAATGGAAAGTATCGGAATTCTTGCTGGAGGTGTCGCCCACGATTTCAATAATATTTTGGCAATTATTAATGCCTACACAGGTTCGATTAAACTTTCTGAAAATCTGCCGACACCATTACTCCATAACATTGAAATAATTGAAAAGACAGTACGAAGAGGTGCTCGTGTTGTTCAGCAATTACTGACATTGGCTCGAAAGACAGAATCATTTTTTAGTATTATAACAGTTGACCCGATAATCGATGAATTATCAAAGTTGCTTCATGAAACATTTCCGAAAACAATTACTTTTCAAAGTGATATCAAACAGAAAGATGTTTCAATTGCAGCTGACAATAACCAGATATATCAAGTTCTCTTAAATCTTTGTTTGAATGCACGCGATGCCATGCCATTGGGAGGTAGTCTAACTATTGCGACAGAAATTACTTCATCGGAAATTGTACAAGAACTATTTCCTGAAGCGACGGGCGAACGGTATCTGAAAATTTCCGTGGCTGACACGGGAACAGGTATTGATGAGAAAACAAAACATCGAATTTTTGACCCATTCTTCACAACGAAGGAACGTGGACAGGGAACAGGACTCGGATTATCTGTGGTTTTTGGAATCATCGAAAATCACAAAGGATTTATTAATGTTGAAACTGAACTTAACAAAGGAACGACATTCAATATCTTTCTACCTTTGCCTGAACATCTTCCTGGCGATGATGTACTTGCCTCTCAAGTTGAAACTGTAGCGAAAGGTGGAAACGAAACACTTCTTTTGGTAGAAGATGAAGTTCCACTTCTTGAATTAATGTCAAATATTTTAGAGGGATACGGTTATAAAATTATTCCTGCATTCGATGGAGAAGAAGCCGTTCAGATATTTGCTGAACGTAATGAAGAAATTAAGTTAGTGCTCACAGATATGGGATTACCAAAACTTGGTGGTTTCGAGGCATTTCAGCAAATTAAAGGCATTCGTTCGGATGTGAAGATAATTCTTGCAAGCGGGTATCTTGATACAAAAGTGCGCGCTCAAATGATCGAGGCAGGTGCAGATGATTTTGTACAAAAGCCATATGATGTTCTTGAAATTGTTACTCGCATTAGAGAAATCCTTGATAGGAGATAA
- the udk gene encoding uridine kinase codes for MNVHPLIIGIAGGSGSGKTTVTHKILERFELTEVAVLKHDFYYKDISSFKDKSLHEINFDHPDSLETSLLIQQLKTLKGWNSIEQPLYDFTTSKRLTEVTIIHPRPIIIVEGILIFVEKELRDLMDIKIYVDTDADERLLRRLRRDLIERGRTIESVMQQYIKNVKPMHLEFVEPSKHWADVIIPRGGENAVAIDMIASKINGMLNSTKD; via the coding sequence ATGAATGTACATCCTTTAATCATTGGCATCGCAGGAGGTAGTGGCTCTGGAAAAACAACAGTTACTCATAAAATTCTTGAGCGATTCGAACTGACTGAAGTCGCAGTCTTGAAACATGATTTTTATTATAAAGATATTTCATCGTTCAAAGATAAATCCCTCCATGAAATAAATTTCGACCATCCTGATTCGCTCGAAACAAGTTTACTCATACAACAACTAAAAACGTTGAAGGGCTGGAATAGTATTGAACAACCTCTTTACGATTTTACCACAAGTAAACGGTTGACTGAAGTGACGATTATTCACCCTCGACCTATCATTATCGTAGAAGGGATTTTGATTTTTGTTGAGAAAGAACTTCGTGATTTAATGGATATTAAAATTTATGTTGATACCGATGCTGATGAACGGTTATTACGCCGTTTACGCCGTGATTTAATCGAACGGGGAAGAACAATTGAATCGGTCATGCAACAGTATATTAAGAATGTCAAACCAATGCATCTTGAATTTGTGGAACCGAGCAAACATTGGGCAGATGTTATTATCCCGCGTGGCGGTGAAAATGCAGTAGCCATTGATATGATTGCTTCAAAAATTAATGGCATGTTAAATTCAACTAAAGACTAA
- a CDS encoding 2-C-methyl-D-erythritol 2,4-cyclodiphosphate synthase: MRFGIGYDVHKFIENRKLILGGVEIPFEKGLDGHSDADVLCHAIADALLGAAALGDIGKHFPDTDPNYEGISSLVLLQHVAGLLKQHQLSVNNIDATLIMEKPKIISFVELMRERIAQSLSIRVADVSIKATTNEGLGFIGKGEGAAAFAIASLQEVPGCD; encoded by the coding sequence ATGCGATTCGGTATCGGGTACGATGTTCATAAATTCATTGAAAACAGGAAACTAATTCTTGGTGGAGTGGAAATTCCTTTCGAGAAAGGACTTGATGGTCATTCTGATGCAGATGTACTGTGTCATGCCATAGCAGATGCATTGCTTGGCGCAGCTGCGCTCGGCGATATCGGAAAACATTTTCCCGATACTGATCCGAATTACGAAGGTATTTCCAGTTTGGTCTTGTTACAACATGTTGCAGGTTTACTGAAGCAACATCAATTATCAGTTAACAACATTGATGCAACTTTAATAATGGAGAAGCCCAAAATTATTTCGTTTGTTGAATTGATGAGAGAACGTATAGCTCAATCTCTTTCTATTAGGGTTGCAGATGTATCAATAAAGGCAACAACAAATGAAGGATTGGGTTTCATCGGTAAAGGTGAAGGAGCCGCCGCATTTGCAATTGCATCACTCCAAGAAGTACCGGGGTGTGATTGA
- a CDS encoding sigma-54-dependent Fis family transcriptional regulator, translating into MIDKKIYHVLIVDDEAEIRKLLGEGIRYLGYSVSVAVDGADAINLVNSNHFDIVILDVEMPRVDGLEVLQHIKEHSPWTEVIMLTGVKDIRIAVSAIKLGASDYLTKPTSFDELEIVIEKCLRQKSLRTSTFLMQRSLDKACLFDAVVGNSEPWLALLEKAKRFADDDYLIHIEGESGTGKEVLAHYIHTQSRRKEHPFVMVDCGVLHSTLIESELFGHIKGSFTGADTNKEGLVEIAQGGTLFLDEIGHIDLTFQQKLLKFVETKTYRRVGDTATRTVDVRIITATNKNLAEEVRVQQFRNDLWYRLNVMKLEIPPLRSRRSDIKLFAEYFLDKFKKLQQPKKLTEEALTALERYQWPGNVRELQSTIQRAIALSGDDFITIEDLAIEPNISIHVSDKFDSNVLHTALISLAESENKHIQFVLHSVDWNISQAAKILQIGRNTLYAKMKEYGIEHIVSK; encoded by the coding sequence ATGATTGATAAAAAAATATATCATGTACTTATAGTTGATGATGAAGCAGAAATCAGGAAACTGCTGGGAGAGGGTATCCGGTACCTGGGATACTCTGTTTCGGTAGCGGTTGATGGAGCCGATGCTATTAACTTAGTGAACAGTAACCATTTCGATATTGTGATACTTGATGTCGAGATGCCACGTGTGGATGGATTAGAGGTATTGCAACATATAAAAGAACATTCACCATGGACTGAAGTCATTATGCTCACTGGTGTGAAAGATATTCGTATCGCTGTCTCTGCTATCAAACTTGGCGCTTCCGATTACTTAACGAAGCCTACATCGTTCGATGAATTGGAAATTGTTATTGAGAAATGTCTTCGACAGAAATCTCTTCGTACCTCTACTTTTCTAATGCAACGCTCTCTTGATAAGGCTTGTCTCTTTGATGCTGTTGTCGGTAATAGTGAACCGTGGCTCGCACTTCTTGAAAAAGCGAAACGGTTTGCAGATGACGATTATCTAATTCACATAGAAGGAGAATCAGGAACCGGAAAGGAAGTACTTGCACATTATATTCATACACAAAGCCGAAGAAAAGAACATCCGTTCGTTATGGTTGATTGTGGTGTTCTTCATAGTACATTGATAGAGTCTGAATTATTCGGGCATATTAAAGGTTCATTTACAGGAGCAGACACAAATAAGGAAGGATTGGTTGAAATCGCACAGGGCGGAACTCTCTTTCTGGATGAAATCGGACATATTGATTTAACATTTCAACAAAAACTGTTGAAGTTTGTTGAGACAAAAACGTACCGGCGGGTTGGAGATACAGCAACACGAACAGTTGATGTGAGAATAATTACGGCTACAAATAAAAACCTTGCAGAGGAAGTTCGTGTTCAGCAATTCAGAAATGACCTATGGTACAGATTGAACGTTATGAAGTTAGAAATTCCTCCTCTACGTAGCCGACGTTCCGATATCAAACTTTTTGCAGAATATTTTCTTGATAAGTTTAAAAAACTACAACAACCGAAGAAATTAACAGAAGAAGCCCTAACCGCGTTAGAACGATATCAGTGGCCCGGAAATGTTCGTGAATTACAATCAACTATACAACGTGCAATAGCCCTCTCCGGTGATGATTTCATAACGATAGAAGACCTCGCAATTGAACCCAATATCTCTATTCATGTTTCTGACAAATTCGATTCCAACGTTTTACATACCGCTTTAATTTCACTTGCCGAGAGTGAAAACAAACATATTCAATTCGTTCTTCATTCAGTTGACTGGAATATTTCTCAAGCCGCCAAGATTCTCCAAATTGGGAGAAACACGCTTTATGCAAAAATGAAAGAATATGGAATTGAACATATTGTATCTAAATAG
- a CDS encoding ATP-binding cassette domain-containing protein, with amino-acid sequence MRLIAENISKVYQKKFWGLKDFSMDIDSKRIGILGPYGSGKSTLVHILTTVTKPTKGTVTLNGTDISQSPDELRSHLGYMPQNFGVYSTLTALEYLEYIAALKGKNRKFNHDNIIELMELMKLTEVRKQILGTLSPGMRQNLGIAQMFLNDPKLFVVDELSDELLPEERHDVLRILSERSQGKLLFITTERASDLEGLVDEIYILSNGSLLTKTTPDEMKQIVKGKVWEMTVPNSQLSAVRRRFFTVGLEHTRQGDTIRVISDESPGESALNVTPTLNDVYQYVLHIWKGSIQ; translated from the coding sequence ATGAGATTAATTGCTGAAAATATTAGCAAAGTCTATCAGAAGAAATTTTGGGGACTGAAAGACTTTAGTATGGACATAGATTCCAAGCGAATAGGAATTCTGGGTCCGTATGGGTCGGGTAAATCCACGTTAGTTCACATCTTAACTACTGTAACAAAGCCAACAAAGGGAACCGTAACTCTGAACGGTACCGATATTTCTCAATCACCGGATGAATTGCGTTCGCATTTGGGGTACATGCCACAAAACTTCGGAGTATATTCGACGTTGACTGCACTTGAGTATTTGGAATATATTGCCGCATTAAAAGGAAAAAATAGAAAATTCAATCACGACAATATTATTGAACTGATGGAGTTGATGAAACTAACCGAAGTGAGAAAACAAATATTGGGTACTCTTTCACCGGGGATGCGGCAAAATTTAGGCATCGCCCAGATGTTCTTAAATGACCCAAAACTATTTGTCGTTGATGAATTATCCGACGAACTTCTTCCTGAAGAACGCCATGATGTTTTGAGAATTTTATCTGAGCGTTCTCAAGGAAAATTATTGTTCATCACAACCGAAAGAGCATCAGACTTAGAAGGCTTGGTTGATGAAATATATATCTTGTCAAACGGTTCCTTGTTAACAAAAACAACTCCTGATGAAATGAAACAGATTGTCAAAGGAAAAGTTTGGGAGATGACAGTTCCCAACTCACAATTATCAGCCGTACGCAGACGATTTTTCACCGTAGGGCTGGAACATACACGACAAGGAGACACGATAAGAGTAATTTCGGATGAATCACCGGGAGAGAGCGCACTTAACGTAACACCCACGCTCAATGATGTTTACCAATATGTTCTTCATATCTGGAAAGGAAGCATCCAATGA